From the genome of Phreatobacter cathodiphilus, one region includes:
- a CDS encoding type II toxin-antitoxin system RelE/ParE family toxin, with protein sequence MIIAAGAVAGLERCRRFLAARDRRASQRAAAEIRRHFSALERLPGMGRPVGREGLRELVIPFGAAGYVALYRHEPDEDRVLILAFRHQREAGY encoded by the coding sequence GTGATCATCGCAGCGGGCGCGGTCGCCGGCCTCGAACGATGCCGGCGCTTCCTCGCGGCCCGCGATCGCCGGGCCTCGCAGCGGGCCGCGGCGGAGATACGCCGGCATTTCTCGGCGCTCGAGCGGTTGCCTGGCATGGGGCGGCCGGTGGGTCGCGAGGGGCTTCGTGAACTGGTCATCCCCTTCGGAGCCGCAGGCTACGTCGCTCTCTATCGTCACGAGCCGGATGAGGATCGGGTGCTGATCCTGGCATTCCGCCACCAGCGGGAAGCCGGATACTGA
- a CDS encoding CopG family ribbon-helix-helix protein translates to MAAGKATTTLKLDETLKERVRQLAEARQRTPHWIMREAIADYVQREEAREAFQREAMDSWRAFRETGEHLTGTEVDAWLAGWGTEDEAEAPVCHE, encoded by the coding sequence ATGGCGGCAGGCAAGGCCACGACGACGCTGAAGCTGGACGAGACGCTGAAGGAGCGCGTCCGGCAGCTGGCCGAGGCGCGCCAGCGAACACCCCACTGGATCATGCGCGAGGCCATCGCGGATTATGTCCAGCGCGAGGAGGCGCGTGAAGCCTTCCAGCGCGAGGCGATGGACTCCTGGCGGGCCTTCCGCGAGACGGGAGAGCATCTGACAGGCACCGAAGTCGATGCCTGGCTGGCCGGCTGGGGCACAGAAGACGAGGCCGAGGCTCCCGTTTGCCACGAGTGA
- a CDS encoding M20 aminoacylase family protein produces MPVINRVADLHDEITAWRRDFHENPELLYDVHRTAGIVAEKLKAFGCDEVVPGIGQTGVVAVIKGRKNGSGKVVGLRADMDALPIEEATDLPYKSKVPGKMHACGHDGHTAMLLGAAKYLAETRNFDGTAIMIFQPAEEGGGGGDAMVKDGLMTRWNIQEVYGLHNMPGIPLGTFAVRKGPAMAAADRFIIEIEGKGGHGAMPHLCVDPVQAGFAIGLAMQTIVSRNVDPIESAVVSITSVKAGEAFNVIPQTLRMLGTVRTFKPEIQDLVEARMKELVESMAKGMGCVGRLDYQRGYPVTFNHADQTDFAVKVAQSVVGADKVDPETPPLMGAEDFSYMLNERPGCYIFLGNGDTAACHHPAYNFDDNAIPAGTSYLAKVVETAMPA; encoded by the coding sequence ATGCCCGTCATCAACCGCGTTGCCGACCTTCACGACGAGATCACCGCCTGGCGCCGCGACTTCCACGAAAATCCGGAGCTGCTCTACGACGTGCACCGCACCGCCGGCATCGTGGCGGAGAAGCTGAAGGCCTTCGGATGCGACGAGGTGGTGCCCGGCATCGGCCAGACCGGCGTCGTCGCCGTCATCAAGGGCCGCAAGAACGGCTCGGGCAAGGTGGTTGGCCTGCGCGCCGACATGGACGCGCTGCCCATCGAGGAGGCGACCGACCTGCCCTACAAGTCCAAGGTGCCGGGCAAGATGCACGCCTGCGGCCACGACGGCCACACCGCCATGCTGCTGGGCGCGGCCAAATACCTGGCCGAGACGCGCAATTTCGACGGCACCGCCATCATGATCTTCCAGCCGGCGGAAGAGGGCGGCGGCGGCGGCGACGCCATGGTCAAGGACGGCCTGATGACCCGCTGGAACATCCAGGAGGTCTATGGCCTTCACAACATGCCGGGCATCCCGCTCGGCACCTTCGCCGTGCGCAAGGGCCCGGCCATGGCGGCCGCCGACCGCTTCATCATCGAGATCGAGGGCAAGGGCGGCCACGGCGCCATGCCGCATCTGTGCGTCGACCCGGTCCAGGCGGGTTTCGCCATCGGCCTCGCCATGCAGACCATCGTCTCGCGCAACGTCGACCCCATCGAGAGCGCGGTGGTCTCCATCACCTCGGTGAAGGCGGGTGAGGCCTTCAACGTCATCCCGCAGACCCTGCGCATGCTCGGCACGGTGCGCACCTTCAAGCCGGAGATCCAGGACCTCGTGGAAGCCCGGATGAAGGAGCTGGTGGAAAGCATGGCGAAGGGCATGGGCTGCGTCGGCCGGCTCGACTACCAGCGCGGCTATCCCGTCACCTTCAACCACGCCGACCAGACCGACTTCGCCGTGAAGGTGGCGCAGTCCGTGGTCGGCGCGGACAAGGTCGACCCGGAGACGCCGCCGCTGATGGGCGCCGAGGACTTCTCCTACATGCTGAACGAGCGGCCGGGCTGCTACATCTTCCTCGGCAACGGCGACACCGCCGCCTGCCACCACCCGGCCTATAATTTCGACGACAACGCCATTCCGGCGGGGACGAGCTATCTCGCCAAGGTCGTCGAGACGGCGATGCCGGCGTGA
- a CDS encoding Gfo/Idh/MocA family protein yields MTAKPVALGIVGAGIMGERLAGAALGHAADVVRLAGIWDPSAEAMARIAAAFPGVPRLPDAAAVIAACDCLYIASPPASHLAHARAALAAGKSVFCEKPLAVDVADARAFVAEAGGRGAVNFPFASSFGVATLNRWIGEGVVGTPDRITVEVAFATWPRSWQRDAAGWLDGTAQGGITREVVSHFLFLSRRLGGPLAELKATADYPEPGKSERRIAATLTAGGLPVTLTGAVGTTAKDDHNIWMIEGDAGAVRLRDWSIAERRMADGSWQPDPEALPNEKMRPLVLRRQLEGVAALVRGEPHHLATLAEALEVQETVEAILASRAR; encoded by the coding sequence GTGACCGCGAAGCCCGTCGCGCTCGGCATTGTCGGCGCGGGCATCATGGGCGAGCGCCTTGCCGGCGCCGCCCTTGGCCATGCCGCCGATGTGGTGCGCCTCGCCGGCATCTGGGACCCCTCGGCCGAGGCCATGGCGCGCATCGCCGCGGCCTTTCCCGGCGTGCCGCGTCTGCCCGACGCGGCGGCGGTGATCGCCGCCTGCGACTGCCTCTACATCGCCTCGCCGCCCGCCTCGCATCTGGCTCATGCCCGGGCGGCGCTGGCGGCCGGCAAGTCCGTCTTCTGCGAGAAGCCGCTGGCGGTGGACGTCGCCGACGCCCGCGCCTTCGTGGCGGAAGCCGGCGGGCGCGGCGCGGTGAACTTCCCCTTCGCCTCCTCCTTCGGGGTGGCGACGCTCAACCGCTGGATCGGCGAGGGGGTGGTGGGAACGCCTGACCGGATCACCGTCGAGGTCGCCTTCGCCACCTGGCCGCGCTCCTGGCAGCGGGATGCGGCGGGCTGGCTGGACGGGACCGCGCAGGGTGGCATCACCCGCGAGGTGGTGTCGCATTTCCTCTTCCTGTCGCGCCGCCTCGGCGGCCCGCTGGCGGAGCTGAAGGCGACGGCGGACTATCCGGAGCCGGGCAAGTCGGAGCGCCGCATCGCCGCGACGCTGACGGCGGGAGGCCTCCCGGTGACGCTGACCGGCGCGGTCGGCACGACGGCGAAGGACGACCACAACATCTGGATGATCGAGGGCGATGCCGGCGCCGTCCGGCTGCGCGACTGGTCGATCGCCGAGCGGCGGATGGCGGACGGGTCCTGGCAGCCCGACCCCGAGGCCCTGCCGAACGAAAAGATGCGCCCGCTGGTGCTGCGCCGCCAGCTCGAGGGCGTCGCGGCGCTGGTGCGCGGCGAACCGCACCACCTCGCCACCCTCGCCGAGGCGCTGGAGGTGCAGGAGACGGTGGAGGCGATCCTGGCGTCGCGGGCGCGTTGA
- a CDS encoding GMC family oxidoreductase, with protein MARNLEGEWDYIVCGAGTAGCLMANRLSADPKNRVLLLEAGGKDDWIWFHIPVGYLFAIGNPRADWMFRTEAEPGLNGRSLIYPRGKVIGGSSAINAMITMRGQAADYDHWRQLGLTGWGWDDVKPVFRKLEDHFLGDSEHHGTGGEWRVEAPRVRWELLDRVREAAVQMGVRPLDDFNTGDNEGTAYFHVNQKKGLRWSSARGFVKPVIDERDNFDLLSGVTVEKVIVEGGRATAVQFRQGNESVVARCRGEVVLTAGSIGTTQILELSGIGHGDVLQRHGIAVVKEKPGVGGNLQDHLQIRAIYKVHGIKTLNETYHNLFKRGLMGLEYLVRRTGPLTMAPSQLGIFTRSDPSQERANIQFHVQPLSLDKFGDPLHRYPAVTVAPCNLRPTSRGHVHIRSADPADKPVIAPNYLATEEDRQVAADSLRVTRRLMGQAALAPYRPEEVLPGPVIGDDAESLAKAAGDIGTTIFHPVGTAKMGLSSDPLAVVDERLRVIGVEGLRVADASVMPTITSGNTNTPTLMIAEKGARMILEDGRG; from the coding sequence ATGGCCCGCAATCTCGAGGGTGAGTGGGACTACATCGTCTGCGGCGCCGGCACGGCCGGCTGCCTGATGGCGAACCGGCTGTCGGCAGACCCGAAGAACCGGGTGCTGCTGCTGGAAGCCGGCGGCAAGGACGACTGGATCTGGTTCCACATCCCCGTCGGCTATCTCTTCGCCATCGGCAATCCGCGCGCCGACTGGATGTTCCGCACCGAGGCCGAGCCCGGCCTCAACGGCCGCTCGCTCATCTATCCGCGCGGCAAGGTGATCGGCGGCTCCTCCGCCATCAACGCCATGATCACCATGCGCGGGCAGGCCGCCGATTACGACCACTGGCGCCAGCTCGGCCTGACCGGATGGGGCTGGGACGACGTGAAGCCGGTCTTCCGCAAGCTCGAGGACCATTTCCTCGGGGACAGCGAGCATCACGGCACCGGCGGTGAATGGCGGGTGGAGGCACCGCGGGTGCGCTGGGAGCTGCTCGACCGGGTGCGCGAGGCCGCGGTGCAGATGGGCGTGCGCCCGCTCGACGACTTCAACACCGGCGACAATGAGGGCACCGCCTATTTCCACGTCAACCAGAAGAAGGGCCTGCGCTGGTCCTCCGCCCGCGGCTTCGTCAAGCCGGTGATCGACGAGCGCGACAATTTCGACCTCCTCTCCGGCGTGACGGTGGAGAAGGTCATCGTCGAGGGCGGCCGCGCCACCGCCGTGCAGTTCCGCCAGGGCAACGAGAGCGTCGTCGCCCGCTGCCGCGGCGAGGTGGTGCTCACCGCCGGCTCCATCGGCACGACCCAGATCCTCGAGCTCTCCGGCATCGGCCACGGCGACGTGCTGCAGCGCCACGGCATTGCCGTGGTGAAGGAGAAGCCCGGCGTCGGCGGCAACCTGCAGGACCACCTGCAGATCCGCGCCATCTACAAGGTCCACGGCATCAAGACGCTGAACGAGACCTACCACAACCTGTTCAAGCGCGGCCTGATGGGCCTCGAATATCTCGTCCGCCGCACCGGGCCGCTGACCATGGCGCCGAGCCAGCTCGGCATCTTCACCCGCTCGGACCCGTCGCAGGAGCGGGCCAACATCCAGTTCCACGTCCAGCCGCTGTCGCTCGACAAGTTCGGCGATCCGCTGCACCGCTATCCCGCCGTCACCGTGGCGCCCTGCAACCTCCGGCCGACCTCGCGCGGGCATGTGCACATCCGCTCGGCCGACCCGGCGGACAAGCCCGTCATCGCGCCGAACTATCTCGCCACCGAGGAGGACCGGCAGGTGGCGGCGGATTCGCTGCGGGTGACGCGGCGGCTCATGGGCCAGGCGGCCCTCGCCCCGTACCGGCCCGAGGAGGTGCTTCCCGGCCCGGTGATCGGCGACGACGCCGAGAGCCTGGCGAAGGCCGCCGGCGACATCGGCACCACCATCTTCCACCCCGTGGGAACGGCGAAGATGGGCCTTTCCTCTGACCCGCTCGCCGTGGTGGACGAGCGTCTCCGGGTGATCGGGGTGGAGGGGCTGAGGGTGGCGGATGCGTCCGTCATGCCGACCATCACCTCCGGCAACACCAACACGCCGACGCTGATGATCGCCGAGAAGGGCGCGCGGATGATTCTGGAGGATGGGCGGGGCTGA
- a CDS encoding zinc-dependent alcohol dehydrogenase family protein, with amino-acid sequence MQAIVIEGFGDPAATIRLRDMPEPPPPAPGEVTVEMLVLNINPSDLLQIQGLYGTSRPPLPFIPGGEAVGRVAAVGEGVSGLAVGDIVSPMILNCWVERVNLKAALAMKLPADIDLAQAAMLKGNPATAEALLSDQVALQPGDWLMQNAANSAVGTFLVRLAKQRGINTLNVVRRDSAVAGVLEAGGTAVLADALDDPRAFRKKVQEATGGAPVKLAIDAIGGAATGVMAGALADGGTIVNYGLLSGEQCRIDAQHLIFRKISLKGFWLIHWFQDAGRARIAETYGRIARGMADGTLTTPVADVVPMAEAARAMALAGAGGRSGKVLMVTPAGVEAGVG; translated from the coding sequence ATGCAGGCCATCGTCATCGAGGGGTTCGGCGATCCCGCCGCCACCATTCGTCTGCGCGACATGCCGGAGCCGCCGCCGCCCGCCCCCGGCGAGGTGACGGTGGAGATGCTGGTGCTCAACATCAACCCCTCCGACCTCCTGCAGATCCAGGGGCTCTACGGCACGTCGCGGCCGCCGCTGCCCTTCATCCCCGGCGGCGAGGCGGTGGGCCGCGTCGCGGCGGTGGGAGAGGGCGTGAGCGGGCTCGCGGTCGGCGACATCGTCTCGCCGATGATCCTCAACTGCTGGGTGGAGCGGGTGAACCTCAAGGCGGCCCTCGCCATGAAGCTGCCCGCCGACATCGACCTCGCCCAGGCGGCCATGCTGAAGGGCAATCCCGCCACCGCCGAGGCGCTGCTGTCGGACCAGGTGGCGCTCCAGCCAGGCGACTGGCTGATGCAGAACGCGGCGAACTCCGCCGTCGGCACCTTCCTCGTCCGGCTGGCGAAGCAGCGCGGCATCAACACGCTCAACGTCGTGCGCCGCGACAGCGCCGTGGCGGGGGTGCTCGAAGCGGGCGGAACGGCGGTGCTGGCCGATGCGCTGGATGATCCCCGCGCGTTCCGGAAAAAGGTGCAGGAGGCGACCGGCGGGGCGCCGGTGAAGCTCGCCATCGACGCCATCGGCGGCGCGGCGACCGGCGTCATGGCGGGAGCGCTCGCCGACGGCGGCACCATCGTCAATTACGGCCTTCTTTCCGGCGAGCAGTGCCGCATCGACGCCCAGCACCTGATCTTCCGCAAGATCAGCCTCAAGGGCTTCTGGCTGATCCACTGGTTCCAGGACGCGGGACGGGCCCGCATCGCCGAGACCTATGGGCGGATCGCCCGCGGCATGGCCGACGGGACGCTGACGACGCCGGTGGCGGATGTGGTGCCGATGGCGGAGGCGGCGCGCGCCATGGCGCTCGCCGGCGCGGGCGGCCGGTCGGGCAAGGTGCTGATGGTGACGCCGGCCGGGGTCGAAGCGGGGGTCGGCTGA
- a CDS encoding DUF1178 family protein, which produces MIRYALHCDKAHEFESWFPSSDSYEAQRKQGFVACPVCGSTRIDKALMAPQVARKDRAPVAEPATPTPPPSPVAVVSPVEQELRAKLRELREHIVKTADPVGERFAEEARKIHYGETEHRSIYGQATPEEARELAEEGIEFHALPVLPDDRN; this is translated from the coding sequence ATGATCCGCTACGCCCTCCATTGCGACAAGGCACATGAGTTCGAGAGCTGGTTCCCCTCCTCCGACAGCTACGAGGCGCAGCGGAAACAGGGCTTCGTCGCCTGCCCGGTCTGCGGCTCGACCAGGATCGACAAGGCGCTGATGGCGCCGCAGGTGGCGCGCAAGGACCGGGCTCCGGTCGCCGAGCCGGCGACGCCCACGCCGCCGCCCTCGCCCGTGGCGGTGGTCTCGCCGGTGGAGCAGGAGCTGCGCGCCAAGCTGCGCGAACTGCGCGAGCACATCGTCAAGACCGCCGATCCCGTCGGCGAGCGCTTCGCCGAGGAAGCCCGCAAGATCCATTACGGCGAGACCGAGCACCGCTCCATCTACGGCCAGGCGACGCCGGAGGAGGCGCGCGAGCTCGCCGAGGAAGGCATCGAGTTCCACGCCCTGCCGGTGCTGCCCGACGACCGCAACTGA
- a CDS encoding carbon-nitrogen hydrolase family protein, with the protein MAGAGSGTFTAACVQMRADVEVRPSVDQAIALIREAARSGAHYVQTPEMTNILQPERPKFFEAIRSEAEDPSIPLFQAEAMQLGIWLHVGSLAIKVGERQAANRGYVISPDGEVVAAYDKIHMFDVDLPNGQTYRESAAYAPGDVAVMAELPWLRLGVTICYDLRFPHLYRRLAEQGAGLMAIPSSFTVPTGEAHWHVLMRARAIENGAFVVAAAQGGQHACGRATYGHSLIVDPWGRILAEADHDEPAVILAEIDPGKVGETRGRIPSLANGRVFRVAETP; encoded by the coding sequence ATGGCCGGAGCGGGCAGCGGAACCTTCACGGCGGCCTGCGTGCAGATGCGCGCGGATGTCGAGGTCAGGCCGAGCGTCGATCAGGCCATCGCCCTGATCCGCGAGGCCGCGAGGTCCGGCGCGCACTACGTGCAGACGCCGGAAATGACCAACATCCTGCAGCCGGAGCGGCCGAAATTCTTCGAGGCCATCCGCTCGGAGGCCGAGGACCCCTCCATCCCGCTGTTCCAGGCCGAGGCCATGCAGCTCGGCATCTGGCTGCACGTCGGCTCGCTCGCCATCAAGGTGGGCGAGAGGCAGGCGGCGAACCGCGGCTATGTCATCTCACCCGACGGCGAGGTGGTGGCGGCCTACGACAAGATCCACATGTTCGACGTGGATCTGCCCAACGGCCAGACCTACCGGGAATCGGCCGCCTATGCGCCCGGCGACGTCGCGGTGATGGCCGAGCTGCCCTGGCTGCGCCTCGGCGTCACCATCTGCTACGACCTGCGCTTCCCGCACCTCTACCGGCGCCTCGCCGAGCAGGGGGCGGGGCTGATGGCCATTCCCTCCTCCTTCACCGTGCCGACGGGCGAGGCGCACTGGCACGTGCTGATGCGCGCCCGTGCCATCGAGAACGGCGCCTTCGTGGTGGCGGCGGCGCAGGGCGGCCAGCATGCCTGCGGCCGGGCCACCTATGGCCACAGCCTCATCGTCGACCCGTGGGGCCGGATCCTCGCCGAGGCGGACCACGACGAGCCGGCGGTCATCCTCGCGGAGATCGATCCGGGCAAGGTCGGCGAGACGCGCGGCCGCATTCCCTCGCTCGCCAACGGGCGGGTGTTCCGGGTGGCGGAGACGCCATGA
- the grxC gene encoding glutaredoxin 3 produces MPEITVYTKDYCPYCHAAKELLRKKGAAFTEVDIQKHPERRAEMIQKAGGRTTVPQIFIGGQHVGGCDDIHDLDGAGKLDPLLKA; encoded by the coding sequence ATGCCGGAAATCACCGTCTACACCAAGGACTATTGCCCCTATTGCCACGCCGCGAAGGAGCTCCTTCGCAAGAAGGGCGCCGCCTTCACCGAGGTGGACATCCAGAAGCATCCCGAGCGCCGGGCCGAGATGATCCAGAAGGCCGGCGGCCGCACCACCGTGCCGCAGATCTTCATCGGCGGTCAGCACGTGGGCGGCTGCGACGACATCCACGACCTCGACGGCGCCGGCAAGCTCGACCCCCTGCTGAAGGCCTGA
- a CDS encoding ComF family protein, protein MTGESDTETDTRTAVPIRRRLAQGGARLFDWLLPPLCLACRNPVGSHHALCPACWRDVAFITAPVCERLGTPLAFDLGPGALSPAAIAQPPAFDRARAAFRFDAVGRALVHALKYGDRLEVAVALSAWMARSGRELLADADALVPVPLHWTRLVSRRFNQAAELTRHLSALTGVANEPLLLKRVRRTRHQVGLTRAQRLENVTGAFRIAEDQKGWVTGKRLVLVDDVLTTGATLEACCRVLRRAGAARIDVLTAARVVEGHGAVHI, encoded by the coding sequence GTGACCGGCGAGAGCGACACAGAGACCGACACCCGGACTGCCGTCCCCATCCGCCGGCGCCTCGCGCAGGGCGGCGCGCGGCTGTTCGACTGGCTGCTGCCGCCGCTCTGCCTCGCCTGCCGCAACCCGGTTGGGAGCCACCACGCGCTCTGCCCCGCCTGCTGGAGGGACGTCGCCTTCATCACCGCGCCGGTCTGCGAGAGGCTCGGCACGCCGCTGGCCTTCGACCTCGGCCCCGGCGCCCTATCTCCGGCCGCCATCGCCCAGCCGCCGGCCTTCGACCGGGCGCGCGCCGCCTTCCGCTTCGACGCGGTGGGGCGGGCGCTGGTGCACGCGCTGAAATACGGCGACCGGCTGGAGGTGGCGGTGGCGCTCTCCGCCTGGATGGCGCGCTCCGGGCGCGAGCTGCTGGCCGATGCCGACGCGCTGGTGCCGGTGCCGCTGCACTGGACGCGGCTCGTCTCCCGCCGCTTCAACCAGGCCGCCGAGCTGACGCGGCACCTCTCGGCCCTCACCGGCGTCGCCAACGAGCCGCTGCTGCTGAAGCGCGTGCGCCGCACCCGCCATCAGGTGGGGCTGACGCGGGCGCAGCGGCTGGAGAACGTCACCGGCGCCTTCCGCATCGCCGAGGATCAGAAGGGCTGGGTCACCGGCAAGCGGCTGGTGCTGGTGGACGACGTGCTGACGACCGGCGCCACCCTCGAGGCCTGCTGCCGGGTGCTACGGCGGGCGGGCGCCGCGCGCATCGACGTGCTGACCGCGGCGAGGGTTGTGGAGGGGCACGGCGCGGTCCATATCTGA
- the trxA gene encoding thioredoxin, which yields MGAVAATTDASFDTDVIKSDTPVVVDFWAPWCGPCRMIAPALDAISAEMGDKVKIVKVNVDENPKIASNYGIMSIPTLMIFKGGQMVDRKTGAAPQAALKQWISGHA from the coding sequence ATGGGCGCCGTCGCCGCCACCACCGACGCATCCTTCGACACCGACGTCATCAAGTCCGACACGCCGGTCGTGGTCGATTTCTGGGCCCCCTGGTGCGGCCCCTGCCGCATGATCGCGCCGGCCCTCGACGCCATCTCGGCCGAGATGGGCGACAAGGTGAAGATCGTGAAGGTCAATGTCGACGAGAACCCGAAGATCGCGTCGAACTACGGCATCATGTCCATCCCGACGCTGATGATCTTCAAGGGCGGCCAGATGGTCGACCGCAAGACCGGTGCGGCTCCGCAGGCTGCGCTGAAGCAGTGGATCTCCGGCCACGCCTGA
- a CDS encoding benzoate/H(+) symporter BenE family transporter, with translation MPLTLSTLAAGIVAPLVGFAGTVALVIAAAQAVGATPAETISWLAAISLAKALGGIALTWRYRIPVVLAWSTPGAALIGASSGIAFPQAVGAFVLAAGLIILTGLVKPLGDWVAKLPAAIASAMLAGILVKFVMDVALAAPGAPWLVLPLVAIFLVMRLAHPASAMLAVVAAGVALTYALGLAGPLPTDLGLAHVVWTTPVFDPAVLIGLGVPLYLVTMAGQNLPGIAVLRANGYDPKVGPIIATTGFVSLLSAPFGAHPSNLAAITAAIAAGPDSHPDPAKRWPAGIVYGIAFLFFAAFAGPFVALFAAMPKALIATIAGLALSGALMGSLAVAMGDVQTRFPALLTFAVAASGVTVAGIGAAFWGLAAGLVAFAVERAWQAFAGRRAASRGGEHPRSSP, from the coding sequence ATGCCCCTGACCCTCTCCACACTCGCCGCCGGCATCGTCGCTCCCCTCGTCGGTTTCGCCGGCACGGTGGCGCTGGTCATCGCCGCGGCGCAGGCGGTGGGCGCGACGCCGGCCGAGACCATATCCTGGCTCGCCGCCATCTCGCTGGCCAAGGCGCTCGGCGGCATCGCGCTGACCTGGCGCTACCGCATCCCCGTCGTGCTCGCCTGGTCGACGCCGGGCGCGGCGCTGATCGGTGCCTCCTCCGGCATCGCCTTTCCGCAAGCCGTCGGCGCCTTCGTGCTGGCGGCGGGGCTGATCATCCTCACGGGCCTCGTCAAGCCGCTCGGCGACTGGGTGGCGAAGCTCCCCGCCGCCATCGCCTCGGCCATGCTGGCGGGCATCCTGGTCAAGTTCGTCATGGACGTCGCCCTGGCAGCTCCCGGCGCGCCCTGGCTCGTCCTGCCGCTGGTGGCGATCTTCCTCGTCATGCGCCTCGCCCATCCGGCGAGCGCCATGCTGGCGGTGGTGGCGGCGGGCGTGGCGCTGACCTATGCGCTGGGCCTCGCAGGGCCGCTGCCGACCGATCTCGGCCTCGCGCATGTCGTCTGGACGACTCCCGTCTTCGATCCCGCCGTGCTGATCGGCCTCGGCGTGCCGCTCTATCTCGTCACCATGGCGGGGCAGAACCTGCCGGGCATCGCCGTGCTCAGGGCGAACGGCTACGACCCCAAGGTCGGCCCGATCATCGCCACGACCGGCTTCGTCTCGCTGCTCTCGGCGCCCTTCGGCGCGCACCCGTCGAACCTCGCCGCCATCACGGCGGCCATCGCGGCCGGGCCCGATTCCCATCCCGATCCGGCGAAGCGCTGGCCGGCCGGCATCGTCTATGGCATCGCCTTCCTCTTCTTCGCCGCCTTCGCCGGCCCCTTCGTGGCGCTCTTCGCCGCCATGCCCAAGGCGCTCATCGCGACCATCGCGGGCCTGGCGCTCAGCGGCGCGCTGATGGGCTCGCTGGCGGTCGCCATGGGCGACGTGCAGACCCGCTTTCCCGCCCTCCTGACCTTTGCGGTGGCGGCGTCGGGCGTGACGGTCGCCGGCATCGGCGCCGCCTTCTGGGGGCTTGCCGCCGGCCTCGTCGCCTTCGCCGTGGAGCGGGCCTGGCAGGCGTTCGCGGGGCGCCGGGCTGCGTCACGAGGCGGTGAACATCCTCGCTCGTCGCCTTGA